Proteins encoded in a region of the Orcinus orca chromosome X, mOrcOrc1.1, whole genome shotgun sequence genome:
- the TREX2 gene encoding LOW QUALITY PROTEIN: three prime repair exonuclease 2 (The sequence of the model RefSeq protein was modified relative to this genomic sequence to represent the inferred CDS: inserted 3 bases in 2 codons; deleted 4 bases in 3 codons; substituted 1 base at 1 genomic stop codon): MSKGPQAETFVFLDLEATGLPSVDPKIAEISLFXVHRSSLENPKRDESDALVLPQVPDELTLCMSPERPFTAKASEITGVSSEGLARCQKAGFDSAVVRTPQAFXAAREGPLCLVAHNGFDYDSPLLCTEXCLGTLPAPRGLDHAHSHGTRAQGGKGYSLGSLFHCYVQAEPRATAHPAHGFSAAELLAWTDEHALSWARVKPMDVPPDGPSLKA; encoded by the exons ATGTCCAAGGGACCCCAGGCTGAGACCTTCGTCTTCTTGGACCTGGAAGCCACCGGGCTCCCCAGTGTGGACCCCAAGATCGCCGAGATCTCCCTGT GCGTCCACCGCTCCTCGCTGGAGAACCCCAAGCGCGATGAGTCTGACGCCCTGGTGCTGCCCCAGGTCCCGGATGAGCTCACGCTCTGCATGAGCCCGGAGCGCCCGTTCACTGCCAAGGCCAGCGAGATCACCGGCGTGAGCAGCGAGGGCCTGGCCAGGTGCCAGAAGGCCGGCTTTGACAGCGCTGTGGTGCGTACACCGCAGGCCTTCTgagctgccagg gagggcccctTGTGCCTCGTGGCGCACAACGGCTTCGATTATGACTCCCCCCTGCTGTGCACGGA CTGCCTGGGTACGCTGCCGGCGCCGCGGGGCCTGGACCATGCCCACAGCCATGGCACCCGGGCCCAGGGCGGCAAGGGTTACAGCCTGGGCAGCCTCTTCCACTGCTACGTCCAGGCGGAGCCGAGGGCCACG GCACACCCGGCTCATGGTTTTTCTGCCGCCGAGCTGCTCGCCTGGACTGATGAGCAT GCCCTTAGCTGGGCCCGTGTCAAGCCCATGGACGTGCCACCCGACGGCCCGAGTCTCAAGGCCTGA